The Euwallacea fornicatus isolate EFF26 chromosome 3, ASM4011564v1, whole genome shotgun sequence genome has a segment encoding these proteins:
- the LOC136350762 gene encoding uncharacterized protein isoform X4, which yields MLMLMTPLRDLLVAIGQSRDCPEHRERIRKLRRNCVEACKTTSQLILPHIQSAIDEGIPADNQNLVMLYFMAQLFYRELSKSHRLVQIVPMDMSGYYDNRAGPSNLGNVISQILLCKQITPDFNHEELCSIVKDSEEIAKILKEIGEYMPKQENNLEKSSALNEDVSNQWTKKHRTFLYKHMNLFCCAAQPSYL from the exons ATGTTAATGCTTATGACCCCATTAAG GGATCTCCTAGTTGCCATTGGTCAATCTCGAGACTGTCCAGAACATCGGGAACGAATTCGGAAGTTACGCAGGAATTGTGTGGAAGCATGCAAAACTACAAGTCAATTGATATTACCGCATATACAAAG TGCAATAGATGAGGGAATACCCGCGGATAACCAGAACCTTGTTATGCTATATTTCATGGCACAGTTGTTCTATAGGGAATTAAGCAAATCGCATAGATTGGTGCAAATTGTCCCCATGGATATGTCCGGATATTACG ATAATAGAGCTGGTCCATCAAATTTGGGAAATGTTATAAGTCAAATTCTGCTATGCAAGCAAATTACCCCAGATTTCAACCACGAGGAGCTGTGTAGTATCGTTAAAGATTCCGAGGAGATAGCTAAAATCCTGAAAGAAATCGGCGAGTATATGCCAAAACAGGAAAATAACTTGG aAAAATCATCTGCCTTGAATGAAGATGTTTCCAACCAGTGGACCAAAAAGCACAGAACCTTCCTTTATAAGCACATGAATTTGTTTTGTTGTGCTGCGCAGCCGAGCTACCTCTGA
- the LOC136350762 gene encoding uncharacterized protein isoform X2, which produces MAGRRSSSIGCKSLINRRASVYVNAYDPIKLVLDINAQIALFRDLLVAIGQSRDCPEHRERIRKLRRNCVEACKTTSQLILPHIQSAIDEGIPADNQNLVMLYFMAQLFYRELSKSHRLVQIVPMDMSGYYDNRAGPSNLGNVISQILLCKQITPDFNHEELCSIVKDSEEIAKILKEIGEYMPKQENNLEKSSALNEDVSNQWTKKHRTFLYKHMNLFCCAAQPSYL; this is translated from the exons ATGGCAGGCAGAAGATCTAGTTCCATTGGCTGCAAATCACTAATCAACAGAAGGGCTTCAGTGTATGTTAATGCTTATGACCCCATTAAG ttggtATTAGACATCAATGCTCAAATTGCACTCTTCAGGGATCTCCTAGTTGCCATTGGTCAATCTCGAGACTGTCCAGAACATCGGGAACGAATTCGGAAGTTACGCAGGAATTGTGTGGAAGCATGCAAAACTACAAGTCAATTGATATTACCGCATATACAAAG TGCAATAGATGAGGGAATACCCGCGGATAACCAGAACCTTGTTATGCTATATTTCATGGCACAGTTGTTCTATAGGGAATTAAGCAAATCGCATAGATTGGTGCAAATTGTCCCCATGGATATGTCCGGATATTACG ATAATAGAGCTGGTCCATCAAATTTGGGAAATGTTATAAGTCAAATTCTGCTATGCAAGCAAATTACCCCAGATTTCAACCACGAGGAGCTGTGTAGTATCGTTAAAGATTCCGAGGAGATAGCTAAAATCCTGAAAGAAATCGGCGAGTATATGCCAAAACAGGAAAATAACTTGG aAAAATCATCTGCCTTGAATGAAGATGTTTCCAACCAGTGGACCAAAAAGCACAGAACCTTCCTTTATAAGCACATGAATTTGTTTTGTTGTGCTGCGCAGCCGAGCTACCTCTGA
- the LOC136350762 gene encoding regulator of G-protein signaling 7-binding protein A-like isoform X1, which yields MAGRRSSSIGCKSLINRRASVYVNAYDPIKVNLLVLDINAQIALFRDLLVAIGQSRDCPEHRERIRKLRRNCVEACKTTSQLILPHIQSAIDEGIPADNQNLVMLYFMAQLFYRELSKSHRLVQIVPMDMSGYYDNRAGPSNLGNVISQILLCKQITPDFNHEELCSIVKDSEEIAKILKEIGEYMPKQENNLEKSSALNEDVSNQWTKKHRTFLYKHMNLFCCAAQPSYL from the exons ATGGCAGGCAGAAGATCTAGTTCCATTGGCTGCAAATCACTAATCAACAGAAGGGCTTCAGTGTATGTTAATGCTTATGACCCCATTAAGGTAAATTTG ttggtATTAGACATCAATGCTCAAATTGCACTCTTCAGGGATCTCCTAGTTGCCATTGGTCAATCTCGAGACTGTCCAGAACATCGGGAACGAATTCGGAAGTTACGCAGGAATTGTGTGGAAGCATGCAAAACTACAAGTCAATTGATATTACCGCATATACAAAG TGCAATAGATGAGGGAATACCCGCGGATAACCAGAACCTTGTTATGCTATATTTCATGGCACAGTTGTTCTATAGGGAATTAAGCAAATCGCATAGATTGGTGCAAATTGTCCCCATGGATATGTCCGGATATTACG ATAATAGAGCTGGTCCATCAAATTTGGGAAATGTTATAAGTCAAATTCTGCTATGCAAGCAAATTACCCCAGATTTCAACCACGAGGAGCTGTGTAGTATCGTTAAAGATTCCGAGGAGATAGCTAAAATCCTGAAAGAAATCGGCGAGTATATGCCAAAACAGGAAAATAACTTGG aAAAATCATCTGCCTTGAATGAAGATGTTTCCAACCAGTGGACCAAAAAGCACAGAACCTTCCTTTATAAGCACATGAATTTGTTTTGTTGTGCTGCGCAGCCGAGCTACCTCTGA
- the LOC136350762 gene encoding regulator of G-protein signaling 7-binding protein A-like isoform X3, whose protein sequence is MKLVLDINAQIALFRDLLVAIGQSRDCPEHRERIRKLRRNCVEACKTTSQLILPHIQSAIDEGIPADNQNLVMLYFMAQLFYRELSKSHRLVQIVPMDMSGYYDNRAGPSNLGNVISQILLCKQITPDFNHEELCSIVKDSEEIAKILKEIGEYMPKQENNLEKSSALNEDVSNQWTKKHRTFLYKHMNLFCCAAQPSYL, encoded by the exons ATGAAG ttggtATTAGACATCAATGCTCAAATTGCACTCTTCAGGGATCTCCTAGTTGCCATTGGTCAATCTCGAGACTGTCCAGAACATCGGGAACGAATTCGGAAGTTACGCAGGAATTGTGTGGAAGCATGCAAAACTACAAGTCAATTGATATTACCGCATATACAAAG TGCAATAGATGAGGGAATACCCGCGGATAACCAGAACCTTGTTATGCTATATTTCATGGCACAGTTGTTCTATAGGGAATTAAGCAAATCGCATAGATTGGTGCAAATTGTCCCCATGGATATGTCCGGATATTACG ATAATAGAGCTGGTCCATCAAATTTGGGAAATGTTATAAGTCAAATTCTGCTATGCAAGCAAATTACCCCAGATTTCAACCACGAGGAGCTGTGTAGTATCGTTAAAGATTCCGAGGAGATAGCTAAAATCCTGAAAGAAATCGGCGAGTATATGCCAAAACAGGAAAATAACTTGG aAAAATCATCTGCCTTGAATGAAGATGTTTCCAACCAGTGGACCAAAAAGCACAGAACCTTCCTTTATAAGCACATGAATTTGTTTTGTTGTGCTGCGCAGCCGAGCTACCTCTGA